In Aestuariibaculum lutulentum, one DNA window encodes the following:
- a CDS encoding glycosyltransferase family 4 protein, translating to MKIAFVTPEYPHQNFGKSGGVGTSIYGLTKALKELGHTVSVLVYGQKKDAYFEEQGIHFYTIKNIKLKGLSLILTQKKVERLINALYDQGRLELVEAPDWTGFTAFVKPKCPVVIRENGSDTYFCHLEQRPVKFKNKFLERRALKRADGIISVSRFTGELTNKVLGLKRPFEVIPNSVNINEFNPNHSDKQPLTILYFGTLIRKKGLFELVEIFNRVHEKNKEVKLVLVGHDSGDIKTGKTSTWSLMQPVFTASAIKQVQYLGGVNHQMIQEVINAATVCVFPSFAEAFPLSWLEAMAMEKPIVASNIGWAKEMINDDKEGFLVHPKAHDNYAHRILELLNNQQKREDFGKAARKRVIKDFSHMEIAGKSVEFYKPFIK from the coding sequence ATGAAAATAGCCTTTGTAACACCAGAATATCCACATCAAAATTTTGGAAAATCAGGAGGTGTCGGGACCAGTATTTATGGATTAACCAAAGCCTTGAAGGAACTGGGGCATACGGTAAGCGTTCTGGTGTATGGGCAAAAGAAAGATGCTTATTTTGAAGAACAGGGAATTCATTTTTATACCATAAAGAATATAAAACTCAAAGGCTTGTCTTTAATCCTGACACAAAAAAAAGTAGAGCGTTTAATCAATGCCTTATATGATCAGGGGAGACTGGAACTTGTGGAAGCTCCGGACTGGACAGGATTCACGGCTTTTGTGAAGCCGAAATGTCCTGTAGTAATTCGTGAAAATGGTAGCGATACCTATTTTTGCCATTTGGAACAAAGACCGGTAAAGTTTAAAAATAAATTTCTGGAGCGACGGGCCTTAAAAAGGGCAGACGGCATCATAAGCGTAAGCAGGTTTACCGGTGAACTGACGAATAAAGTGTTGGGGTTAAAACGGCCTTTTGAGGTGATTCCTAATAGTGTTAATATAAATGAGTTTAACCCGAATCATTCAGATAAACAGCCTCTAACCATTTTGTATTTTGGAACCCTAATACGAAAGAAAGGCTTGTTTGAATTGGTGGAGATATTTAACAGAGTACATGAGAAAAATAAGGAGGTAAAACTCGTTTTGGTGGGGCATGATAGTGGGGATATAAAAACCGGAAAGACATCAACCTGGTCCTTAATGCAACCAGTGTTTACGGCATCGGCGATTAAACAGGTACAGTATCTGGGGGGGGTTAATCATCAGATGATTCAGGAGGTAATTAACGCGGCAACGGTATGTGTGTTTCCTAGTTTTGCTGAGGCTTTTCCTTTATCCTGGTTGGAAGCTATGGCCATGGAAAAGCCGATTGTGGCATCAAATATAGGATGGGCAAAAGAAATGATCAACGATGACAAAGAAGGGTTTCTGGTTCATCCAAAAGCACACGATAATTATGCGCATCGTATTTTAGAGTTGCTGAATAATCAACAAAAAAGGGAAGACTTTGGAAAGGCGGCTCGAAAGCGTGTCATAAAGGATTTTAGTCATATGGAGATTGCCGGAAAAAGTGTGGAATTTTACAAACCGTTTATTAAGTAG
- a CDS encoding glycosyltransferase family 2 protein has protein sequence MVIIYHEHNKPIEIQDTEGRNIRFDENAYMSVVLFEIAEKYPEETLVWCHIACKSNLNTSALPTITANKRELQSFSAGEWNYLGEAIGYVDESVFIKVNKGVKYPTWQMSSLVGAVQASILLSVKAQIHPSENFDYVLNSLAKRCMSQGVFCYSNPELIKGNMEVAHVKANAYELFRFVKQHYKAIWVFLLFMNLLVYNKRMPFLPCIYALFFRRRKDLKLENRSLQLDNQEPNVKRDSVDVIIPTIGRKNCLYDVLCDLREQTCIPEKIIIVEQNPKEGSESALDYLETADWPFKIKHMFTHQTGACYARNWALEQVDSEWVFMADDDIRLKTEFIEEAFQIIKQHTFNVFTFACHSPEDINDLKNQKQWETFGSGCSIVNANIIKNCSFDMGYEHGFGEDADFGMQLRNIGEDILYVPKPSISHLKAPRGGFRTVFKQQRHDDLIQPKPSPTVMLFKLKHQTRTQLLGYKTTLFFKYYKQQPIKNPLKYLKNFKKQWDRSVYWAEELRSLN, from the coding sequence ATGGTCATAATCTATCATGAACATAATAAGCCAATAGAAATTCAGGATACTGAAGGTCGGAATATCAGGTTTGATGAGAATGCTTACATGTCCGTTGTCTTATTTGAAATTGCTGAAAAGTATCCTGAAGAAACTTTGGTTTGGTGTCATATAGCTTGTAAATCCAATTTGAATACTTCAGCTTTACCTACTATAACTGCTAACAAGAGGGAGCTACAATCTTTTTCAGCAGGAGAATGGAATTATCTGGGAGAAGCCATAGGGTATGTGGATGAGTCGGTTTTTATAAAAGTGAATAAAGGCGTAAAGTATCCAACCTGGCAGATGAGCAGTCTGGTCGGAGCTGTACAGGCTTCAATATTGCTGAGTGTAAAAGCTCAGATTCATCCCAGTGAAAACTTTGATTATGTTTTGAATTCTCTGGCAAAAAGGTGTATGTCTCAGGGTGTCTTTTGTTATTCTAATCCGGAACTCATCAAAGGGAACATGGAAGTTGCTCATGTTAAAGCTAACGCATATGAACTTTTTCGTTTTGTAAAGCAACATTATAAGGCAATCTGGGTGTTTTTGTTATTCATGAATTTATTGGTTTATAATAAACGCATGCCATTTTTGCCGTGTATATATGCCTTATTTTTCAGGAGAAGAAAAGATTTAAAATTAGAGAACAGGTCTTTACAACTGGATAATCAGGAACCAAATGTTAAGAGAGACAGTGTAGACGTTATTATCCCAACCATTGGAAGGAAAAACTGCCTATACGATGTATTATGCGATTTAAGGGAACAAACCTGTATTCCTGAGAAAATAATTATCGTTGAGCAAAACCCAAAAGAAGGAAGTGAGTCGGCATTAGATTATTTGGAAACCGCGGATTGGCCTTTTAAAATAAAGCATATGTTTACACATCAGACGGGAGCCTGTTATGCCAGAAATTGGGCTTTAGAACAGGTGGATAGTGAATGGGTATTTATGGCTGATGATGATATAAGATTGAAAACGGAATTTATAGAAGAGGCTTTTCAGATTATAAAGCAGCATACTTTTAATGTGTTTACATTTGCTTGCCATTCTCCAGAAGATATTAATGATTTGAAAAATCAAAAGCAATGGGAGACCTTTGGTTCTGGTTGCAGTATTGTTAATGCAAATATCATTAAAAATTGTTCTTTTGATATGGGGTATGAACATGGTTTTGGAGAGGACGCCGATTTCGGGATGCAGTTGCGTAATATAGGGGAAGATATTTTATACGTGCCTAAGCCCAGCATTTCGCATTTAAAAGCACCTCGAGGAGGTTTTAGGACGGTTTTTAAACAGCAGAGGCATGATGATCTGATTCAGCCGAAACCGTCACCTACGGTGATGTTATTTAAATTAAAACACCAGACGAGAACCCAGTTGTTAGGGTATAAGACCACGTTATTTTTTAAGTACTATAAACAACAGCCGATTAAAAATCCATTGAAGTACCTCAAGAATTTTAAGAAACAATGGGATAGAAGTGTGTACTGGGCTGAGGAATTGAGGTCTTTAAATTAG
- a CDS encoding glycosyltransferase family 39 protein, which translates to MKAYIMEGYDIKKLVEFLLNSKWSIYLIIFITTLIVFPNIGRESLELDEIFSATVTLKTSGIKEMFTNYLSLEGSPPLYHLLLFYWGKNFGGSEVVLRFMSYGVVILGITCSYILLCKYFGRRIALIFSALSAFTPGVMFYAQQVRMYALLYSLSCVLSIAFSIYILNIKRGLHFNKKFYFLCFSVVILTCYTHHFGSILVFSLLTFLIVYLLTVKRRKEAAHILLGSIIIGFFAILWPIYQFLYVDMGNHVKEFSWERNNMWTIMLNFSTYLALNKFGFLFLLSLLFPFVVKYQVLFASISKYFILLVPVILIIAVAYLLGLKLFVLSERYFIVIIPLILLFLTFVLYEQYYDKRNYIINYLLGLLIITSYKSYSYKKQNWKAASKFISDHFSPSTCIVPLQSAKDGGFSKLMYASYYLGDEYDYVSDGPVLEKNCGLVYFDGHTNLESIKLTLQAYGINKPYEIIDFNKVYVVIKK; encoded by the coding sequence ATGAAAGCCTATATTATGGAGGGATATGATATAAAAAAATTAGTTGAATTTTTGTTAAATTCCAAATGGAGTATTTATTTGATAATTTTTATTACGACATTAATTGTTTTTCCTAATATTGGTCGGGAATCCTTGGAGTTGGATGAGATATTTTCGGCAACCGTAACTTTAAAAACATCAGGAATTAAGGAGATGTTTACAAATTATCTTAGTTTAGAGGGGAGTCCTCCCCTATATCACTTGTTGTTGTTTTATTGGGGAAAGAATTTTGGAGGAAGTGAGGTGGTACTTCGATTTATGAGTTATGGAGTTGTTATTTTAGGTATTACCTGTTCTTATATTTTATTATGTAAATACTTCGGTAGAAGAATAGCCCTAATTTTTTCTGCTTTGAGTGCATTTACTCCTGGAGTTATGTTTTATGCACAACAAGTTAGGATGTATGCTTTACTTTATAGTTTATCCTGTGTTTTAAGCATTGCTTTTAGTATCTACATTTTAAATATTAAGCGGGGTCTTCATTTTAATAAAAAATTTTATTTTTTATGTTTTTCTGTAGTGATTTTGACGTGTTACACCCATCATTTTGGGAGTATTTTGGTGTTTTCCCTATTAACGTTTCTGATAGTGTATTTGTTAACAGTAAAAAGGAGAAAAGAGGCTGCTCATATACTGTTAGGTTCTATAATTATTGGTTTTTTTGCCATCTTATGGCCCATATATCAATTTTTATATGTTGACATGGGAAACCATGTAAAGGAATTCTCTTGGGAAAGAAATAATATGTGGACAATTATGTTGAATTTTTCTACATACTTAGCTTTAAATAAATTTGGATTTTTGTTTTTATTGTCTTTGTTGTTCCCATTTGTTGTAAAATATCAAGTACTATTTGCTTCAATTTCGAAGTATTTTATATTATTAGTCCCCGTGATACTAATAATAGCAGTGGCTTATTTATTAGGGTTGAAATTATTTGTTTTATCTGAAAGGTACTTTATCGTAATAATTCCTTTAATATTATTGTTTTTAACGTTTGTTCTATACGAACAATATTATGATAAAAGAAATTATATAATTAATTACCTGTTGGGATTATTGATTATTACAAGCTATAAAAGTTATTCATATAAAAAACAGAATTGGAAAGCCGCTTCAAAATTCATAAGTGATCATTTTAGTCCTTCGACATGTATTGTGCCGTTACAATCTGCCAAGGATGGAGGATTTAGTAAATTAATGTATGCATCTTATTACCTTGGAGATGAATATGATTATGTTTCAGATGGACCAGTATTAGAAAAAAACTGTGGATTGGTTTATTTCGACGGGCATACTAATTTAGAGTCTATAAAGTTAACACTTCAAGCTTATGGTATTAACAAACCTTATGAAATTATTGACTTTAACAAGGTTTATGTGGTAATAAAGAAATAA